The proteins below come from a single Aegilops tauschii subsp. strangulata cultivar AL8/78 chromosome 6, Aet v6.0, whole genome shotgun sequence genomic window:
- the LOC109785700 gene encoding uncharacterized protein, whose amino-acid sequence MSMAPKRKLSMGRQKIEIRRIESEEARQVCFSKRRAGLFKKVSELAVLCGAEVAAVVFSPAGKAFSFGHPSVEAILDRFIPSAAQLGVAGAGAGLGAAGDRNLAELNRQYGQLREQLEAEKARKERAEEAMATERAKGSPAAAWLDADLRDLGEEELMAFAAALADVQAAVSERANQVLQEALDVGRARSASRMLLAPPPQQQLAGGGGFEFASCGANSRNEMEMQQMLMAMPPPPEFAATGMEMVQQGIGQNAGFPY is encoded by the coding sequence ATGTCGATGGCGCCGAAGCGGAAGCTTAGCATGGGGCGGCAGAAGATCGAGATCCGGCGGATCGAGAGCGAGGAGGCGCGGCAGGTGTGCTTCTCCAAGCGCCGGGCGGGGCTGTTCAAGAAGGTGAGCGAGCTGGCCGTGCTATGCGGCGCCGAGGTGGCCGCCGTCGTCTTCTCCCCGGCCGGCAAggccttctccttcggccacccCTCCGTCGAGGCCATCCTCGACCGCTTCATCCCCTCCGCGGCGCAGCTCGGTGTGGCGGGGGCCGGCGCGGGTCTGGGCGCCGCCGGCGACCGCAACCTGGCGGAGCTGAACCGGCAGTACGGCCAGCTGCGCGAGCAGCTGGAGGCGGAGAAGGCGCGGAAGGAGCGCGCGGAGGAGGCCATGGCGACGGAGCGCGCCAAGGGGAGCCCGGCGGCGGCATGGCTCGACGCCGACTTGCGCGACCTGGGGGAGGAGGAGCTCATGGCCTTCGCCGCCGCGCTGGCGGACGTGCAGGCCGCCGTCTCCGAGCGCGCCAACCAGGTGCTCCAGGAGGCGCTGGACGTCGGCCGCGCCAGGAGCGCCAGCCGCATGCTCCTGGCGCCCCCGCCGCAGCAGCAGCTCGCGGGCGGCGGTGGCTTTGAGTTCGCTAGCTGCGGCGCGAACTCCAGGAATGAGATGGAGATGCAGCAGATGTTGATGGCCATGCCGCCACCGCCGGAGTTCGCCGCCACCGGAATGGAGATGGTGCAACAGGGGATCGGGCAGAACGCCGGCTTCCCCTACTGA